Proteins from one Nicotiana tabacum cultivar K326 chromosome 23, ASM71507v2, whole genome shotgun sequence genomic window:
- the LOC107828191 gene encoding oxygen-evolving enhancer protein 3-2, chloroplastic, whose amino-acid sequence MAHTMASIGGLIGSSQAIMEGSLQISGSVGLRIPKTSRISLAAKPCLCIRAQQGSAHETETSRRAILGIVAAGLGLVCGSFAQSAFAEARSIKIGGAPPPSGGLPGTLNSDQARDLKLPLKDRFYLQPLTPDQAAQRAKESAKDIINVKQFIDKKAWPYVQNDLRLKAEYLRYDLKTVISAKPKDEKKQLQELSGKLFKAISDLDYAAKTKNSAQAKKCYAETVSTLNDVLAKLG is encoded by the exons ATGGCTCACACTATGGCTTCTATAGGCGGACTAATTGGTTCTTCTCAAGCTATAATGGAAGGCAGTCTCCAAATCAGTGGCTCAGTTGGCTTGAGAATCCCAAAAACCAGTAGAATTTCCTTGGCAGCTAAACCATGTCTTTGTATTAGAGCTCAGCAGGGATCTGCTCATGAGACTGAAACCAGTCGCAGAGCTATTCTGGGTATTGTTGCTGCAGGTTTAGGTTTAGTTTGTGGGTCATTTGCTCAATCAGCTTTTGCAGAAGCTAGATCTATCAAGATTGGTGGCGCTCCTCCTCCCTCCGGTGGACTGC CTGGAACTTTGAACTCAGATCAAGCAAGAGACCTTAAGTTACCATTAAAAGATAGATTCTACCTCCAACCACTAACACCAGATCAGGCAGCACAGAGAGCTAAGGAATCAGCCAAGGATATTATTAATGTCAAACAATTCATTGACAAGAAAGCTTGGCCTTATGTCCAGAATGACCTTCGTCTCAAGGCAGAATATCTTCGTTATGATCTCAAGACTGTCATTTCTGCTAAGCCGAAAGACGAGAAGAAACAACTCCAGGAACTGTCAGGGAAGCTCTTCAAGGCCATTAGCGAt CTCGACTATGCAGCAAAGACTAAGAACAGCGCGCAAGCCAAGAAGTGTTATGCAGAAACTGTATCTACTCTGAATGATGTTTTGGCCAAGCTTGGCTAG